A window from Deltaproteobacteria bacterium encodes these proteins:
- the rapZ gene encoding RNase adapter RapZ — MVSQNKIPVIIVTGLSGAGKSTALHVLEDLGFYCVDGLPARLAPVMVDLFAGKASVSYRGLALGMDLRQEDFGNEWKEARSFLGKEGWALQILFLEADAQILFRRYATTRRPHPLEGADIGLEAALAQERESLAPIRAEADLVLDTTSFSIHDLRRVIQERWSFLEDKTCGFRIHMVSFGFKYGVPIESDLVFDLRFLANPYFDVGLRPLSGQDQAVFDFVFNDEPAREFLDRFEDFLLFLLPRYATEGRYRLTMALGCTGGRHRSVATAEVVAKTLRQRGYAVTVEHRHLALG; from the coding sequence GTGGTTTCCCAGAACAAGATTCCGGTCATCATTGTCACCGGCCTCTCCGGAGCGGGCAAGAGCACGGCCCTGCACGTGCTGGAGGACTTGGGTTTCTATTGCGTGGATGGGCTTCCGGCCCGTCTGGCTCCGGTCATGGTTGATCTTTTCGCTGGGAAGGCCAGCGTCAGCTATCGGGGTCTAGCATTGGGCATGGATCTGCGGCAGGAGGACTTCGGGAACGAGTGGAAGGAAGCCCGGTCCTTTCTGGGCAAGGAAGGCTGGGCACTTCAGATCCTTTTTCTGGAGGCCGACGCTCAGATTCTCTTCCGGCGCTATGCCACCACCCGCCGGCCTCACCCGCTGGAAGGCGCCGACATCGGTCTTGAGGCGGCTCTGGCCCAGGAACGGGAATCGCTTGCGCCGATCAGGGCCGAGGCCGATCTGGTTCTGGACACCACATCCTTTTCCATTCACGATTTGAGGCGGGTGATTCAGGAACGGTGGAGTTTTCTTGAGGACAAGACCTGCGGGTTCAGAATACACATGGTGTCCTTCGGATTCAAATACGGCGTACCGATCGAATCCGATCTGGTTTTTGACCTTCGATTTTTGGCCAACCCGTATTTCGATGTCGGGCTGAGGCCTCTTTCCGGACAGGATCAGGCCGTGTTCGACTTTGTATTCAATGACGAACCGGCCCGGGAATTTCTGGATCGCTTTGAGGATTTCCTGCTTTTTCTTTTGCCCAGATACGCCACGGAGGGACGGTATAGACTGACCATGGCCCTGGGATGTACCGGTGGGAGGCATCGTTCAGTGGCCACGGCCGAAGTCGTGGCTAAGACCTTGAGACAGCGGGGATACGCCGTGACCGTCGAGCATCGTCATCTGGCTTTGGGCTGA
- a CDS encoding PTS sugar transporter subunit IIA yields the protein MIGLILVTHGSFGRALLDVAESILGPNQDCAVVEVDVTRSMDLMLSEIATCVKTADRGDGVLILTDMFGGTPTNLSLSLLAMARIEVMTGVNLPMLLKVLTMRDESLGKVATEAKNAGKQGIQVAGEVLRRKVET from the coding sequence ATGATTGGACTCATTCTGGTCACCCATGGCAGTTTTGGTCGAGCCCTTTTGGACGTTGCCGAGTCGATTCTTGGGCCGAACCAGGACTGCGCTGTGGTCGAAGTGGACGTGACCCGAAGCATGGACCTGATGCTCTCGGAGATCGCCACATGCGTGAAGACGGCCGACAGGGGAGACGGAGTGCTCATTTTGACGGACATGTTCGGCGGCACTCCGACCAATCTGAGCCTTTCGCTTTTGGCCATGGCCCGGATTGAGGTCATGACCGGAGTCAATCTGCCCATGCTTCTGAAGGTTCTGACCATGCGCGACGAGTCGTTGGGAAAGGTGGCAACGGAAGCCAAGAACGCAGGCAAACAGGGCATCCAGGTAGCCGGAGAGGTTCTTCGGCGCAAGGTTGAGACCTGA
- a CDS encoding PTS sugar transporter subunit IIA produces MQLSEYLDKDLIVAELNSSSKPEVLAELLAPLGGKYPHLDLKSVLAILMDRESLGSTGIGDGVAIPHGKLDNLERVIVAVGRSQEGVDFQSLDHKPARIFFLVLAPEQVAGMHLRILATVSRLLQDTVFRQEFLDAPGCDALWDMLRKV; encoded by the coding sequence ATGCAGCTGTCCGAATACCTGGACAAGGACCTCATCGTCGCCGAGCTTAATTCGAGTTCCAAGCCCGAGGTCCTGGCCGAATTGCTGGCACCATTGGGGGGCAAGTACCCCCACCTCGACTTGAAGTCGGTCCTGGCCATTCTCATGGATCGCGAAAGCCTCGGCAGCACGGGGATCGGGGATGGGGTGGCCATTCCTCACGGGAAGCTGGACAACTTGGAGCGGGTCATAGTCGCTGTGGGTCGAAGCCAGGAGGGTGTGGATTTTCAGTCCCTCGACCACAAGCCGGCCCGAATTTTTTTCCTTGTGCTGGCTCCGGAGCAGGTGGCCGGGATGCATCTTCGCATCCTGGCCACCGTGTCCCGACTTCTGCAGGACACCGTGTTTCGTCAGGAGTTTCTCGACGCTCCGGGCTGCGACGCCTTGTGGGATATGTTGCGTAAGGTTTGA
- a CDS encoding PTS mannose/fructose/sorbose transporter subunit IIB — MMWVRIDNRLVHGQVIEGWVPYVRARALCVANDELSVDPLRQEIMGLAVSSDLDLLFSRVAEAARCVRDLCRRWPGVNMLILFASCTDARRAYEDGLEFSQVNVGNLHYAPGKRQLCSHVAVSQEDVNCLNFFVKKGLEVDFRCVPNKPVHVSW, encoded by the coding sequence ATGATGTGGGTACGAATAGACAATCGTCTGGTCCATGGCCAAGTCATCGAGGGATGGGTTCCCTATGTCCGGGCCCGGGCGCTGTGTGTGGCCAATGATGAGCTCAGCGTCGATCCCCTGCGCCAGGAGATCATGGGTCTGGCCGTGTCTTCGGATTTGGATCTTCTGTTCTCCAGGGTTGCCGAGGCTGCGCGATGTGTTCGGGATCTGTGCAGACGTTGGCCGGGAGTTAACATGCTGATCCTTTTCGCTAGTTGCACAGATGCTCGGAGGGCCTATGAGGATGGGCTGGAATTCAGCCAGGTCAACGTCGGGAACCTCCACTACGCTCCAGGCAAACGCCAGCTCTGTTCCCATGTGGCAGTGAGCCAGGAAGACGTCAATTGTTTGAATTTTTTTGTCAAGAAAGGTCTTGAGGTCGATTTCCGCTGTGTTCCCAACAAACCCGTACATGTGAGCTGGTGA
- the rpoN gene encoding RNA polymerase sigma-54 factor: MGLELRQSLKLTQQLVMTPQLQQAIKLLQLSRMELVEAIQQELLENPMLEVQEEPVEEPQARNDERRRELGADEADLIRSADWESYLGDFSSMAKQAQVREVEVLDEVLSYEGRLSSAPSLQGHLLWQLCLSDLDAEARRAGEEIIGNLDSSGYLSSSDEELAEAAGVSKEIVEQVVHFIQRMDPVGVASRSLQECLAVQLEIIGEQDPILYSLVWDHLEDIEKRRFKPLIRKFHMAMEDMKVYLEIIQKLDPMPGARFGGDSPRYISPDAYVFKYEDDFVIVLNDDGLPKLQLNPFFMDGLSKRSGKDAEYLTEKIRSAQWLMKSLHQRQRTLYKVLESIVRFQRGFFEEGVSQLRPLILKDVAEDIEMHESTVSRITSNKYVATPHGLCELKFFFNSALDMDDGSQVGSESVKAAIKGMIADENPKKPLSDDRIVQLLKERLDVNIARRTVAKYRAALNIPSSSKRRAIF; encoded by the coding sequence AGCTGACCCAGCAGCTGGTCATGACTCCCCAGTTGCAGCAGGCCATCAAGCTGCTCCAATTGTCCAGAATGGAGCTGGTGGAAGCCATTCAGCAGGAATTGCTGGAGAATCCCATGCTTGAGGTCCAGGAGGAGCCCGTCGAGGAGCCCCAGGCAAGAAACGACGAGCGCCGCCGGGAGCTTGGCGCTGACGAGGCTGATCTCATCCGCAGCGCGGACTGGGAGAGCTATCTCGGCGATTTTTCGAGCATGGCCAAGCAGGCTCAGGTCAGAGAAGTCGAGGTTCTAGACGAGGTCCTGTCCTACGAGGGAAGGCTTTCCTCGGCTCCGTCCCTGCAAGGGCATCTGCTCTGGCAGCTCTGTCTGTCCGATCTGGACGCGGAGGCGAGGAGGGCGGGCGAGGAGATCATCGGTAATCTGGACTCGAGTGGCTACCTGTCTTCGAGTGACGAGGAACTGGCCGAGGCCGCTGGTGTCTCCAAAGAAATCGTGGAACAAGTCGTCCATTTCATCCAAAGGATGGACCCGGTGGGCGTGGCCTCCAGGAGCCTCCAGGAATGCCTGGCCGTCCAGCTCGAAATCATTGGCGAACAGGACCCGATTCTCTACTCCCTGGTCTGGGATCATCTGGAGGATATCGAGAAGCGTCGTTTCAAGCCCCTGATACGTAAGTTCCATATGGCCATGGAGGACATGAAGGTCTATCTGGAGATTATTCAGAAGCTCGACCCCATGCCCGGGGCCCGTTTCGGCGGGGACAGCCCGAGATATATCAGTCCGGACGCCTATGTCTTCAAGTACGAGGACGATTTCGTCATTGTGTTGAACGACGACGGGCTGCCCAAGCTCCAGCTGAATCCCTTTTTTATGGATGGACTCTCAAAGCGGTCCGGGAAGGATGCCGAGTATCTGACGGAGAAGATACGATCGGCCCAGTGGCTGATGAAGAGTCTCCATCAGCGACAGCGGACCCTCTACAAGGTTCTGGAGAGTATCGTCCGTTTTCAGCGGGGATTCTTCGAGGAGGGCGTATCCCAATTGAGACCCCTTATTCTCAAGGATGTGGCCGAGGATATCGAGATGCACGAGTCCACAGTGAGCCGGATTACCTCCAACAAGTATGTGGCCACTCCCCACGGGCTATGCGAGCTAAAATTTTTCTTCAACAGCGCTCTGGACATGGACGATGGGTCGCAAGTGGGCTCGGAAAGTGTCAAGGCCGCCATCAAGGGTATGATCGCCGATGAGAACCCCAAGAAACCCCTGAGCGACGACCGGATCGTCCAGTTGCTCAAGGAGAGGCTTGATGTAAACATTGCCCGGAGAACCGTGGCCAAATACAGGGCGGCACTGAACATTCCCTCGTCCTCCAAGAGGAGGGCGATTTTCTGA
- the raiA gene encoding ribosome-associated translation inhibitor RaiA gives MEIKYNFKNFDPSDHLKKYAHTRFDKVGKYMKHAENAELTVNLEVEKHRHIAEVVLHADNLHISANEESGDMYATIDMLLDKVEAQVRKIRGKGMAKAKKRAVKNKTVRLDIVSFAPMPSGGGRIPTVVEADRYEPKPMPVDEAAMQLESLNYEFLVFLNAETERINVIYRRKDGDYGLIDPGV, from the coding sequence ATGGAGATCAAGTACAATTTCAAGAATTTCGATCCTTCCGACCATCTGAAGAAATATGCCCACACCCGATTCGACAAGGTGGGCAAATATATGAAACACGCCGAAAATGCCGAGTTGACCGTCAATCTTGAGGTAGAAAAGCATCGGCACATCGCAGAGGTCGTGCTGCATGCCGATAACCTGCATATCTCGGCCAACGAGGAAAGCGGTGACATGTACGCGACCATCGACATGCTTCTCGACAAGGTCGAGGCCCAGGTGCGCAAGATCAGGGGCAAGGGCATGGCCAAGGCCAAGAAGCGGGCGGTCAAGAACAAGACCGTCCGGCTGGACATTGTCAGCTTTGCCCCAATGCCTTCGGGTGGTGGGAGGATTCCAACAGTCGTCGAGGCCGACCGCTACGAGCCTAAGCCCATGCCCGTAGACGAGGCGGCTATGCAGCTCGAGAGCCTGAATTATGAGTTTTTGGTTTTCTTGAACGCCGAAACAGAACGGATCAACGTTATCTACCGCCGGAAGGACGGTGATTACGGGTTGATCGACCCCGGGGTCTAG